Within the Saccharomyces mikatae IFO 1815 strain IFO1815 genome assembly, chromosome: 11 genome, the region cacacccacacccacacccacacccacacccacacccacacccacacccacacccacacaccacaccacacccacacacctactatcaccatcactaatCCTATCAcaatcactatcaccacacccacacaccatcactatcaccatcatcatcatcatcaccatcactatcactatcacaATCACTAAccctaccaccatcactatcacacCCACTACtttcactaccaccattaccatcatcatcaccatcacccatcactaccaccatcactaccaccatcactactaccatcaccatcactaccatcaccatcactaccaccatcaccatcaccatcaccatcaccatcaccatcactatcatgaGAAGTACACACTTACTTACCCTATCTCTAACCCTACTATCAGCCCTACCTCGCTGTCTAACCCTACCTCTCCAACTCCAACCCCACTGCCTTAGCTTACCCTACCTGCTCCTCCACTGCCTACGCTCTCCACCTGCCATCCTTCACATCTCATCACTACTCCATATCTACCACCAACCACCACTTCCACTTATCCTACCATCTACCATCTACCTCTacaacatacctaatataatatgtaaacaatcaaacgtaaacaatcatatgtaaacatccaaatgtaaacaatcataccTAACATCATACCCTACCACCACTCCCCATCCCACCTCTAACCACATCTAGCTACCTCACCACAATATCAACACCTACcatgccttcttctttcccatAACAGCTCTCCATACGCCTACGGATGCTAAAAATACACTACTCCCATCTTACCCTACTGCCACACTGCTCCTCATCCTCACCTCTCACTCAGTTGCCATggttaccactatacatcaccatacatcaccatacacgGCACTTACCTCAGCGCTTCACACCCTGTGCCATTTACCCATAAAACCCACTTTTATTCCCATTTTAGTGTTTATAATGTATTCTACGGAcccaaatatcatatatatgcacTTACTTGCATCTAATATAACGTATTTTTCCACATACTGTCTACAcattatatacataaatTTATCataatctcaaaaaatcacctCATGAATCACCCAAACATAAAAATTTCTTACGCATTAAATCTAACAAATATTTACTCATTTTTCTAAATACACACTATAAACTACTTACAATTCAATGGAGTGTAGTATAGTATTAGCACATACCCACATGAGTGCTTAtgtttattatttcatGACAGTACATAACCTCTACACGCTACCTCTTTGATCGAGCATCTTGTCTTTCATGCAATATTTTGGTACCGACTAATATGCAAAGCCAAGATGTTGGTGGTTTCTGGTTTGCTCTGTTGGGTGGCGTTTCATAGTCTGTCATCGCCACGCTAGCAGACGAAGGTGCGCTTAACTTGTCATTAGGATATAACTTAAAGATCTGGCTTCCGGGAGCCTTCTCTTAAGCAGAGAACTGTTGCTTAAGCGACAGTCGGCACCACAAATCAGACATCctttatttcctttcttttgataACTTCTTTTGTCTTGCGCAACCAATGCGTCGGATACTAAAGAGGAAGAGCCCGATGAAGTCTTTAATTTACAAAATCTAATGACTTGTGATAGTTGAAGAGACTTGGAGTCACCGAACTTCTCGtgaaaagattcttttAGTTGAGGTAGGAAAGCCATCAATAGCAATGCAATATTTGTATCACgttgtttctttctgtCCTGTTCCTCACTGCTGTCTTCCAGCATTGTGAAAAGAGTTTTCAAATAGAAAACGATTTTATCTACAGACTTAGAAGATATATTTGGTAAATCCTCTATAAGAGTAAGCCTGGATCCAATAGTGACTTCATTatagttttctttgaagtaCGAAAAGATGTCATAAGCAGAGACCCTTCCAGGTGAATCATCACATATCCAGTTCATTTCGTATGCAGCTTCACCAACAATAGTTTTCTCATAAAGCTTGACCAGGAAACTATTGAATATGGTCTTGACAAAACTTTCATCATTCGCACTGAGATTGTAATCCATTTTCATTGAGTGGATATCTCCGGTATGCACTAATTCGCTCATATATTCATCAGCATATTCAGCAGCTGTCTCGACACCGTACAGCCATTGCCTATACTTGTTAGGACCAGATAGATTGATTTTAGTCTCAGAAGTGTTGCTTTCAGAGCTCATAGACTGTTGACGTGGGGCATTGCGATCTAGCTTATTAGTCATATATCTATGAttaaatcatcatcatgtGATCTGCAGTATGCTTATCTACACTACCAAGGGATGACCCGTCTTGCATGTCAAAATCGAAAAAGATATACGGGCCTCAAAAGGTCCTCCTTCGCACTGCTCAGCTCTACGTGTACCAGGTTCTAAGCCAGTTTCTAAGCCCTGaattatagaattataAAACGGCTGGAAGTAGCAGAGGCAGACTCCAATCTGTTTCCTGGTGTAAACCCAAAGTTCAAAATACATCTGACCCTGCTTTTTGTATCAGCTCAGAGTTCCCTGATGGCCGAATCTAAATCGAGACCCCAAGGATATGAAGAGCTCTTCGAAACAGAGCCCATTGTTCTTCCGAGGGATACATACCTCAACTggttttcttatttcttcaaacaGCATATCCaacttttctatttcatgTTCTTTCATAGCGTTGTGGTCATCGTATTCGGCTATATAACATTCCATTTTGAGGATGATTTGGTGGTTTTTTTAGCTTGTTTTTTCATGGTGCTAGGATTTGGtcttttattcttctaCATACCTTTATGCTTGGATATGGGTGGGCCAAAATACGTATTGGATGGTCTTGATTTTAACTGTAAGATGAATTTATTAGTGCAAGTAATAGAACATAAGCCCAGTATCAGCATAGACACATGGAACCGAATCGCATATAACATGAACCAGTATGCATACGAACATCATCTATTTCCAGAAAACTCACTTTTTTACGACGGTAGTTCATGCTATAAGGTCTTCAGAGAATTGGCCATCGTTCCATGCGCTGATAGAAGCTCTAACGGGGATAATGCCAATATCAAtcagaaaatgaaaagtgaTACAGATACTTCAAAAACTAATAAGGGCTATTCTAATAAAAACTTCGAATTGCAATCCTACATTGCAAAAGCGTTGGCTGTTTACAAAGAATCGGTCAACAATTACTGGGCAGAGAAATACCCAGAGGTCACGATTTAGGTCCAACGATGCTTTTTGGCCTTGTTTTAGATTATtctatataaaataattgGATGCGGTTCTTTTTAAAATTCTCGATCTACAAAAATTTCAGTATTTATGGTGTATGTGTGGGGTCTTGTTTGTCGCGCCCCAGAAATGGAAATAAGTCATGCAACTGAATTCTTCAAGGATAGGCAAACATACACAAGTAATGTCCAAAAATCTCACAGTTGGTTATGTCTCATCGAGCAAATCACCTCATCTATATCTTAATCAACCCATTTCGATGTTACTTTGGTTGATTTTCGCTGACTAGACACATGTAGCACTACTAGTTAAGTTTTATCATAGTTAAAGCTCTTTATAGTCATTATAATCAATAGTACAATTTCATCTTGAATAATTGAGAGCCGTTCGAATAATGGCAGGTAACATGAGTACATGTGGGattttaaagttttcttccatAGACTGTTAAAGGTGGTGTAATCAGCAgattattaatattgtGCCCATGATATGGCtcgtttttctttataaaGCATTCTGTTTGTTCATTATAATACGAAAGCTATCAAATTACATAGTTATAATCAAGGGCTACATAACAAGCAGCTCAAAAACCCCAATATGATAACATctattgataatatactactTGGATGGTTTATTCAAAGAtactaaagaaaagaaaaggctGCATAAATTAACAAAGGAATAGCTTAATCACAAAGCAGCAAgttgttgaaaaagagtCAGTGACGCCGCCGATTCTTTTTAGAACACGCCTTTATCATTCGTTGACAATGCAGTAAGATAttaaggttttttttttgagcaTTCAATCATTGTATCTATTAAGGAAAGAACTCCTCAAAACTACTCCATCCGTGAATATTTGCATCGAAAAAATTACCTGATGGTCCTAATATATCATCGATGAAATTTTCCGGGAACTCCAGCAGAGGATCCTCTAAATTATGGAATATTGTGGTTAAATTATTCTCAGACGCGTTTTCTTCTGCCTCGAGCTCCTCGTCGATGTATTGTATCGCCTTACCaaaagttcttcttcctaTCTTCTCCATTGATATAATAATGGAAAAGTAATAGGAATTCTGCCAAACTTCAGCAAGAGGCTTTAGGTTTTCTTGGTGAATACGGTCGAACATATTTaccatttctttgaatacaATCTTCAGTGAAATGCATTTGTCATATGGGCCTTCAATATCCCCAGGACATATAGCCTGATTTTTTGTGAATATATTCTTCCGCATGAATAATTTGAGATTTTTATCCTCCATGGACTGCAGAAATATGGTGTAGATCTGAATCAATGATCGAAAAGCATTCAtgtaaacaagaaataatgCGTTGATCAAATGGGTCCACTTTTTGGGGAAACAAGCTGAATCAGAAGATACGTTATTATTATCCAATTTTAAATAGCCTTCAAGCACTTTGAAGCACAAATGTAATGAGTTTAATGGGGCCAGCACACTGGAATTCAACATTATTGTATTATAACCCTGATGCGTCAAAGTATAAAGATTGGATAAGCTTGCTATCATAAGGAGTGTTGTATGCCATAGCTGTAGCTCTGTAAACTCATTCCCATCTAAGTTAGATGTATTCAAGTAAAAATACAACGGCTTGAACACCTTCttggtgaaatttttcaagtcttCAATAATAAATGGGATGTTAGGCGATATATCACGGGCATGAATTTGTTTCATAATACTTCTTAGTTTCAATGTTGTTTTATAAAGAAGGATATCTCTTGGTGAAGAATAATTCTCTAAACGAACCTTGTCTACAAAGTCATCGTTGATGCGCATTGGAATGCCTGTAGAAAGCGAAATTTTGACGTCTGTGAATAATATCCATAACCATAGCCTCTCCAAATAAGTGATTTCCTCAATTGGATGATTCTCATTCATGAATAGATGACGAAGATCTTCATTTAGACCCATATGGATAGCAGTGTCGACTGTCAGTCCATGAATAAATATGCAGTGTGATTGATCACCACCGTCAAGACCTGCCACGTTTATATACAAGTAAcgtaaaaataaaaattgtGCACGTTCAATGTAAAAAACCTTAGCCGAAATAAACGACGTTAAAATTCTATGAAAGATTTCGATAGCCTCTGGCACTTTCTTCGGATGGGATGCTAAGCACAAAATCGCCGTCATTACACCCACTTTGTAGTAATTCTTTTTACTGTCTAGGCTCAAAGCAATTATTTCATGGCAGCCTGTTTTATGATCTTTTGGGCCTTGAATAAAACAATCTTGCAGGTCTTTTAATACTCTTTCCTCGTGAACAATCTGGTAACTGTGGTAAAAATGGCtagcaaaaaaatcaattagACATTGACGCAAAACCTCATAGGTTGGCAGCGATTTGCACACGGATTCAATAACACTCGATGAATCTGTATGCGATGGGGCCGTTTCAATGTAACTAATTTCTGAAAGTGTTGAGTAATGATGTTCTCTTTTCCAGGTGTTACGACTGACCTTTAGAACTTTCCATATTTCCTCCCTATATTTGGCAAAAGTGTCTTTTTGGTTCGCTAATATTGCTCGATACGACGTCGGCCCATAAATAATGTGTCTATCGTGTTTCGAAGATAGATACCTTATGTTGTAAAGAGGATTCTGTCCTCGATGAATTTCAGACTCGGCGTGTTTTTCTATCTGTGACTCAAGCTCTTCAATACGACGGGCCATTTCAAACTTTGAGCATCTTCTGTATTTCGCTCTCAGTTGATTCTCTTTCGCGGAAGAGTTATCTTCATAATTGCATGATTTCTGGTGTCTAGAAGAGCAACTCCCACATGAAGGCCTTCCTCTATCACATTTCAGCTTTCTTAACCTGCAAAACAGACATGACTTTGCAGGCTTTTTTCTAGTTTGTCTACCACCATTGTTTCCTCGATTGAGTTCctgtttcttcattttttatcgTTAATAAAAAGCATATAATTGCAGGATCATTACTACTTAAAACGCCCCGTTTTATATAGTATGAGCACTGGAAGACTGGAATGTAATTAACTGCTGTGCAACATTTGGTTAATTACGGCATATTTATTAGGAGGTTTCGAATTGCTGGTTGAATTCAAACTTTCAATGCACACCCTCAATCCCATATTTCATGATTCTCCGTTTTGTTGCTATTCCCGCTTAGCCTGCAAGCGACACATGAAAGACAATTATTTATGATGCTTTTGAAGTTAAGATACATCTTCCAATCACGGGATTAAGAGGATAATATAACGAGTCGTTTTCcattttgttattattcCCACTCTCCGAGTGTAGACCACTGTCTAAGGacttatttatatataagGATGCTCTCTGGTTTTCAAATCAGCATCATTTAGGTGCTATGAAACTATACATTTAGTGCTAAAGCATAAGGATCCCTCCACGTCTCATAATTCGATCATGCCAGTACTAAATGAAGATGGTCTAAATGATATTGATTTCGAAGACAAACCCCAATCaaatgataaaagaaatattgataCAGATACTTCAACTCCTATTGAAGTCCCTGATGGAGGATATGGATGGCTTATTCTTCTGGCGTTTGTTCTGTATAACTTCTCTACTTGGGGAGCAAATTCTGGT harbors:
- the SMKI11G0030 gene encoding uncharacterized protein, whose product is MKKQELNRGNNGGRQTRKKPAKSCLFCRLRKLKCDRGRPSCGSCSSRHQKSCNYEDNSSAKENQLRAKYRRCSKFEMARRIEELESQIEKHAESEIHRGQNPLYNIRYLSSKHDRHIIYGPTSYRAILANQKDTFAKYREEIWKVLKVSRNTWKREHHYSTLSEISYIETAPSHTDSSSVIESVCKSLPTYEVLRQCLIDFFASHFYHSYQIVHEERVLKDLQDCFIQGPKDHKTGCHEIIALSLDSKKNYYKVGVMTAILCLASHPKKVPEAIEIFHRILTSFISAKVFYIERAQFLFLRYLYINVAGLDGGDQSHCIFIHGLTVDTAIHMGLNEDLRHLFMNENHPIEEITYLERLWLWILFTDVKISLSTGIPMRINDDFVDKVRLENYSSPRDILLYKTTLKLRSIMKQIHARDISPNIPFIIEDLKNFTKKVFKPLYFYLNTSNLDGNEFTELQLWHTTLLMIASLSNLYTLTHQGYNTIMLNSSVLAPLNSLHLCFKVLEGYLKLDNNNVSSDSACFPKKWTHLINALFLVYMNAFRSLIQIYTIFLQSMEDKNLKLFMRKNIFTKNQAICPGDIEGPYDKCISLKIVFKEMVNMFDRIHQENLKPLAEVWQNSYYFSIIISMEKIGRRTFGKAIQYIDEELEAEENASENNLTTIFHNLEDPLLEFPENFIDDILGPSGNFFDANIHGWSSFEEFFP
- the SMKI11G0010 gene encoding uncharacterized protein; this translates as MTNKLDRNAPRQQSMSSESNTSETKINLSGPNKYRQWLYGVETAAEYADEYMSELVHTGDIHSMKMDYNLSANDESFVKTIFNSFLVKLYEKTIVGEAAYEMNWICDDSPGRVSAYDIFSYFKENYNEVTIGSRLTLIEDLPNISSKSVDKIVFYLKTLFTMLEDSSEEQDRKKQRDTNIALLLMAFLPQLKESFHEKFGDSKSLQLSQVIRFCKLKTSSGSSSLVSDALVAQDKRSYQKKGNKGCLICGADCRLSNSSLLKRRLPEARSLSYILMTS
- the SMKI11G0020 gene encoding uncharacterized protein translates to MAESKSRPQGYEELFETEPIVLPRDTYLNWFSYFFKQHIQLFYFMFFHSVVVIVFGYITFHFEDDLVVFLACFFMVLGFGLLFFYIPLCLDMGGPKYVLDGLDFNCKMNLLVQVIEHKPSISIDTWNRIAYNMNQYAYEHHLFPENSLFYDGSSCYKVFRELAIVPCADRSSNGDNANINQKMKSDTDTSKTNKGYSNKNFELQSYIAKALAVYKESVNNYWAEKYPEVTI